ACGTGGTACGCCTGCGGCTTGATGTGCCATGGTCTTTATCTGAACCTTGGTTGTGAGTAGTTCTTGTTTGATGGTAAGCATGATGGGTTGAAAATGTTGGGAATGGCTGTAATATGAGATTGTTGATGCAAGACCAACTGTGAAAATGAATTGACACATGTCTTGCATGCTATGCTCTGTTACAACTTGATAGAGGTTCAGCAACTGGAGCTATTGATAAGGTGAATGACTTTGCTGTTTGTTCACATGTATTGTTGATCACAAATTTTAAGATGTTCGTCCTGTCCTAAGCAGTACACATTTGTAGCCAGCCTATCCTTGTGAAATTTTAGTTAGTGCAAGGCAGTTAGGATTAGTTGTCAGGTTGTTCTTGCTGTCTTTGTATATTTAATTTAAAGCACATCTTACATTTGGTAAGTGTTATGTTCTCTACTTCATCTGATGAGAGATTCTGTGTTGTAAACAGACAACTGGAGTGTGAAGGCCATCAGGAGGAAGACCACCGGCACCGGGAGGATGAGGTACATGCGCCATGTGCCCAGGAGGTTCAAGAGCAACTTCAGAGAGGGTATacttccttgttctcttcttgagtCTTGTTATAAAATCTGCCAGCAGTTCCATCACACATTATGAGCTTTGTCTTGTGCTAATCTACAATCCTGTTTATGTGTTGTGCAGGAACCGAGGCCGCACCAAGGAGCAAGGGAGCCTCTTCCAGCGGTAACTAGGCGTGACAGTCTTGACTTGTTACGCGAGGCTGAGCCCTGATCATCAAAATTAGCTTTTTTGTTGCTTTCTACTGGAACTCTATGTTTCTATGTCGAGAGGCAGACGGTATGATGCCTGGTTATGTTATTTGCGCAATTTTCGTGGACGTTAATCCTTCAGTTTTGAATGTTGAATTGTGTCGGATGTCCTGTGTTCAGCAGCGTGCTATTTCTTACATGGCTTTTTGTTGTTTCCATATGAAGATCTTTTCCTAAGCTGTGATGCATGGAATAGTTTTACTCTGCACTTTGTAGTTTCCATAGAGCCTTCCATGTTCCTTCTCCATCAGGAGATGAGGTCTGAATTTGCGAGTTGATTTTTTTTATCCGTTGCCCTTCTATAAGTCGACCTGACAGTAAACgatctagacttctcccatgcccACCCCCAGAAAATCTGGGAATACATTTCTTGGTCGTGCCATTCTCAAAATTGAGTCTCCTACTGCCATAATTCACCAAGGAGATGAAAAACTAATTCTCTTCAATAGCCTCCATGCCTGCTTTGCCAACATGGCATAATTAAAAGTCTCCAGGTCTCTGAATCCTATCCGACCTCTATCCAAGTTTATCCCATGACCGCCAATGATCCCGCCCACCAGTACTTGGAGATTACTGTCATGACTTTTCTGCTCACCTCCTTTGTGAGCTTGAAGCAACTCATAGCGTAGGTTGGTAAATTGCATGATAAAAGGTGACGCAAGGCCTGTTTAGTTAGCTCGATAGTTCGTTTTCACGGGAAATAAAAGCTTAATTGAACTGTCAGACGGATAAGTGGGCTTAAACTTGGCGCTGATTACATCCATTCTCCGTATCATTTCGAATTCCACAACCAGCATGACAGATATATTGTATGGAAGGCCAATTCAGAAAAAAATTGAATTCCCCAATCAGCATGGCagagatattgtgtggaagatcaATTCAGAAAAGGGATCGAGGGTGCATCATGCAATTCTATATGGATTGGTACTTTATAAGCAAGAACGAAACATTTCTGGTACTTCTGAACCCTGATTGTGTTACGCTGTTTCTGTTGTTAACTCAAAAAATTATACTCTCTCTGTCCAGAAATACTTTCAtaagaatggatgtatctagacatccatttttattcatttgtgcgacaagtaattccgaaCGAAGGAAGTACATTGCAATTtatgcgacaagtaattccggacgaagGAAGTAAATGCCGTGCTCTTTATGAAACTTTGTGTAATGTGAGAATTGTTGCATTCTTTTTTTTtacattttttctagaatatgcaCGAGCCTGCATATCATACTTTATAGAAGAAATGGGGTGAAGTGCCATTCCACAAAGTTTACATCATTACAAGGCTTAGTAGAGCCTCACGTCACTCATGCTATACTGCAATAAAAAAAACTACTGCCACTAGTCCGTCTATATAATCCGTTGAAAAAGAACTCTAGGTCATCGTTGAGCAGTCCCGACGACTTCCATGCACGACCTTCACGATTAATGTTGCGTAGTGCATTTTGAAGTGATGATATTTCGCCGTAAAAAACAATTGCATTGTGATCCTTTCATAGTTCTCATAAACATAAAGTGATGATTGCCTTGAGGTCTTTCGGTGTGCAATGGGTCCCCACCCGTATGGAGCACCATTCCACCAAGTCGTCTTCCCTCGCTGGCGCGTGTTTAGGAGCCCCCATGGCAGTCCAAACCCAGAGCCATTGTGTACGCGCAAAAGCGCACGTTAGTAGTATGTGGTTTATGGTCTCCGCGTGCTGGTTGCAGAAGGGGCATGTGGCCTGGTGAGGTAGTCCTCGACGTGCCAAGCGGTCCGAGGTCCAGCAACGGTTTTGCATTGCTAGCCACGCGAAGAAGCGGCATTGTAGGGGTGCCTTTTGTTTCCATACAAAATCTGCATATGTCGCCACTTCTCGCCCCATAAACTTTGTCGCATATGCCGATCGGATCGAGTAGTTACCATTTGCCTCTGAGGCCCAACGGATGACGTCTTCCCTCTCCTCATACAACTCCAACTCAGCCACTCTCTCCCGTAGCATCAGTTATTCTTCAATGTTTTGTAGCCCAAGGATAGGTCCAACATCCCTCGCCCAATTGTTGTCCTCAAGGGCTTGTCACACTGTTTGTGAGGCCCTCTTTGTTGGGGCGTCTTGAACCCGGTTGCCATGAAGCCATCTTTCTTCCCAGAATAGTATTGTGTCACCCATTCCGATGGTTGCCATTGTTGCTGCGTGGAAAATTGCTCGTGCTTCACTCGTGACCTTTATGTCAAACTCCGCCCATGGCCTATCTACATCCATATGTCGCAGCCAAAGGCAACGTGCTTGGAGCGCGGCGTTCAACCAATGCAGGTTTGGAATGCCAAGACCACCAGCCTAGCGTGGTGTACAAACCTGCTCCCTAGCCACTAAGGAGTTACCACCATGGGCCTCCCGCTTTGCGCTCCATAGGAAGCCATGACAGATTTTCTCCAAGGCCAATAATGTCTTCGGTGGTAGCTCAAGGGCCATAAGAGCATGTATTGGGATGGCACAAAGAACCGATTGGACCAATACAGTCTGCCACTTTTGGGTAGTGAGGTCCCTCTCCATGTTGGTAACTTATTTGCTAGTTGATCcacaagatattgaaattgagctgCAGTCAACTTCGTGATGCTCAGTGGAAGCCCAAGATATTTGCACGGGAAGGAGCTGATCCCGCATCCGAGGATCACCTTTGTTATTTCTCTATGATCTAATGAGCAATGCATTTGCATCGCCGTACTCTTCCGGAAATTTACCCGCAATCCGGAGGCCTTTCCGAAGGTCTCCAGGATTTCACCACAACAGCGAAGTTCCACCTCTCTGGGCTTCAAGAATATCATCACACCATCCGCATATATCGAGAGTAGTTGGTGCAAACCTCTCGGCACCAGGGGCTCTAACAAGCCAATTGATGCCACCCTCGAGAATATCCTGTGAAGCACCTCCATGATAAGGATGAAGATCATGGGCGACATAGGATCCCCTTGCCGCATTCCTTGCCTTAGGGAGATGGACATGCCCGGAACACCATTAATCAAGACTCTGGTTGAAGAGATAGCTAGAAGTCCGCATATCCATCCTATCCACTTGGAGGTAAAGCCCATAGCCGAAAGCACCTCAATAAAAAAAGGCCATTGAACTGTGTCAAAAGATTTGAAAACGTCCAACTTGAGCATGATTGTCGGAATCTTCAGAGCATCCAAACGTCTAGCCGTGCCCTGTACCATCATGAAATTATCATGAATGGATCGTCCATGCATGGAAGCACTCTGATGAATCCCAACCAACTGATGCAGTTCATCCATGAGGCGGAGCGACAAAATCTTGGCAAAAATCGTGACGCGCCATGGACAAGGCTCACAAGCCGGTAGTGCCTTATATCAATTGCTCCATCTATCTTGAGAATGAGTGTGAGCAGGGCCTTATTATGTTGTGCATACCTCTCATATCTCCACGGTGAAAAGCGTTTAGTGCACGCATGAAATCCTCCCGGATAATCTTGGAGCAAGCGTAGTAGAAGCGTCCCATGAATCCATCGGTTCCGGGTGCTTTGTCTAGGGGCATGGATTTGATCACCTTTAGCACCTCCTCCACCATGAAAAGCGTGTCCAGGTGAGGCATGTCCCTCACTGGGAGCCCCAACTCTGTGAGATCCAATATTTATTCCCACACCGGTGtatttccgagaacttccatgtaGTAGGTATCAGCCGTTGTTGCAATTTCATCCTGTCCTGATAGTATTCGTTTTCTCCGCATTTCAGGGTAGTGATCATGTTCCTCCTCCTCCGATGGAAGGCATGCAGGTGGAAAAATTGTGTGTTATCATCCCCGGCTCTTAACATAGCATCCTCGATCTTTGTCGAGCGATTGATCTCTCAAAGTGACGAGAGGCCCAACAACTTCTTCTTGAGTAGCCGACGTAGTGTCACCTCGGTAGGGGAGAGGTTTCTAGATTCCGCCGCTACATCCAGGCATTGGATCAGTTCTAATGCCAGACTAATCTATAGTTTGTTGTTCCCAATCCACTTGTCACTCCACTGTAGTAGTTTCTTGGTTGTTGCGTGTAGTTTTGCGTCAAGGACTGCATACAGGTTACCAACCGCCGGAATGGAGGCCCACACTACCGCGACCACATCTTAGAAGTCCTCTTTCTTTGTCCAGAAAGCCTCAAACTTGAATCTTTTCCCTGTCTGGAACTCCGCATTGAGATCAAGAATAAGGGGGCAGTGGTCCGACACCGGCGTGCCCAAAGCCGAGAGGAAACTAGAAGGGTAGCTTTCCTCCAAGAAATAGTCGCAAAAACATGGTCAATATTCTCGTGGGTGGCATTCTTCCCTTGACCAAGTGTATCTCCACCCGTTGAGGTACAATTCTTTGAGTTCAAGTTGGTTTAGTTTTGCTTGAAATTTAGAGATCATTCGTTGATTGACTGTACAATTGTTCTTGTCGTCTCGGTTCACCAAAAGGTTGAAATCCCCCAGAACAACCCATGGGACATCATGCAGGTCCCGAACGTCACCAAGCTCGTGCATGAACTCAATCTTATCCGTGTCAACGTGTGGGCCATAGACCCCTATGACCCACCATTGTGGGTCCTCGCCCGACTGGACTAGGGTCATGACTGTATTCATGGTGTAGTGAGGGTTCGATAGTCTGACCAGCGCCACATCCCAAGCTAAGATGATACCACCACGCGTCCCCACTGCAGGTAAATAGAAGAATTTTCCGAATTTGTTACCCAGACACTATTTTACAAAGGCATCCGATATCATCTCCACTTTTGTTTCCTGCAAACAAATGATTGCCGGGTTCGCCGCCATGACCACCTGCAAACCGCATTGCGTCTAGCAGGAGCGTTTAAACAACGAACATTCAACACCAAGAACTTTATCGATTGAGCAGCCATAAGTGAAGCTCACCTGTCTAGCCATCCACATGTGTGGCTCATGTTGCGCCACACAACTCATCTGCGACATCCAGGAGCGTGATCACAAATGGTTCCCATCCAAACAGTCCCAGCAGAGCAACAATGTGCGCGTCACAGAGTGGCTTGGCGAAGAGTTGAACATAAGCTTGCAGAGTTGATTCTTCAATTCGCTCCGCTTTGTTAGACAAAGAGAGCTTCCTCATGATGACCCCTTGCTGCTTAGAGGCTATGTTTTATCCTTTGTGTTTAGCGATTCTAACGCTCCGCCTTGGTGATCCCACCATTTGGTAGTGCTTCTTCGGCGGCCCGATCCCCGTTTCGTCTTGGCAGTTGGGGGCTGCAGGAGGAGTGGTGCGAGGCTTGTCCTTATCACAACAATACTGCCTCTCCTCTCTGGGGTCCCAGCCCCATCCTCATGTGCAGATGGGAAGAAGAGTGCGTGGCTCGGGGTGGGTTGGGTCGGCGTGAGGTGTGCATGGAGAGCATGGAGTGCATGGGCACGTCCCGTCCCCGCCATCCTACACGTTGTCATCTTCCGCAGAAGCGGGCAGGATGACCTGGAAAGTCTCCCaaggtgctgataacccacaagtgtaggggaccgcaacagtcttcgcgggtaagttaacccaatttattgattcgacacaaggggagccaaagaatatttataagctttaacagttgagttgtcaatcaaACCGCACccaaaagatacttgcttggcaatgaaatattagtagcaacagtgatatggaagtgatggtggcaacggaaataatagtgggaagtgatggtggcaacgaaaataatagtggcaaagcaacgaaagtaaaacggcaaaagtaaagtaacttgtgactagcgggattaaaacactgtaggctaaggagatggatggttgatcatggatgagagatatcatttaTTTAACTTggagcaaggcacatagaaaagtaatgatcatctaggcatatatcaaacattaggcatgtatcccgaggtagtcgtgcgtgcttgcaataagaacttgcacaacatcatttgtcctaccatcccgctatcaatggggccaaaagtaacttatggagattaaggtgctcctatcagagagcaccggaacaaagcattaacaatcaatggatacatggaatccttaaactatagcctatcccctttggtgtcccaagctgtcaccattgggatcgttggtttcggactataataggtgcatactactcatagataggatctagaacacaaatatattcatgaaaacataaggtattcagatctgaaatcatggcactcgagcccaaagtgacaagcattaagagtaacaagtagtagcaaagatgataaacaccatagtagatggtaggcaacatgcccccaacaatccgacgaactattacatgatctaactcatgcaatacctaccatccccttcacctacaacatGGCATTACTCAAACatgaaagggtgatggagtggtgatgtgatgacgatggcgacgatttcccctctccggaggccaacgcagcctccagattagctctcccgaagaagaaccgagggtggcggcggctccgcatcgagaacttgcaaaacgtctTCTCTTCTGGGGTTTCTCCGTCgcaggtaaaaataggagccaaaatagggcaccagagggggtggcccccacccaggcggcctcccggcgcggccagggggcaggccgcgctagcaggtcgcctggggggcCTGTGGCTccactctggcccatcttctggcccatggtccctcccggtgcgtggattttctttatttttatgggaattttccgggacgtctaaatatccattttcctgcacgcaAGAAAACCATAGAGGCaactctgttgaaaacagcgtcagtctgggttagtttcgttcaaatcatgtaagaatgaggccaaaataaCAGcataagtgtttggaaaagtcgatacgtttgagacgtatcaactcccccaagcttagcatattgtttgtcctcaagcaattcagttcaataAACTGAAcgtgacaaagaaaactttgacaaactcttttgcttcatcagatgtatataagcatgcactacgaacaagtccaacaagtattgaggtaatgctacaaagacaatgcatgGAGCAATCCtgcgatcatgtgaagagtttcaaataactaagaatgaataatatggaACTCaaaatcataacgagatcacaatgcacatgacttggatatactagagtggtatctcactagcccccatgagtgaagaaaaacataaatggagactctccttcggagtattaaaggagactagaaataaatatttcagaataagcaatgtcacaatcatgcagaagacaatgtgtgctttgggacaatgcacattacactcagaatgaaaattatgctctctatagttggtgctttttataagaagaggacggctcaacataaaagtaaaatggataggccctttgcagagggaagcattgatttgcataggtgccagagcttgagcttttaaaatagagataaatcaaaattttgggtggtatactttcattgtcaacgtaacaactaagagatctcaatatcttccatgctaaatacattataggcagttcccaaacagaatagtaaagtttttactccccctccaccaatcgatcacactccatggcgggccgaatccacgggtaccgtccatacaaacaacaatcctgggggagttttgtttcattaaatttgatttgtctTTTGGACATGGAagtgggcatcccggttaccagccactttctcgtgagtgatagtgaatcaacacatatcttgagaataacccatttagcatggaagatactgatagcccatagtcgctacatgagcgattcgggcatacaaaacaaaatatttaattaaaaattaagaatacgacacatgcaaatttacttaggacgggaCATAATtaccgtatataggtaggtatggtggactcatatggtgcAACTGGTTTTaaagattttggatgcacaagcagtcagtccgcttagtacaggtgaaggctatcaAAAGATGGGGAAGCGATCAAATAGAGAGCAATAACAGTCATAATCATggagagcgacaaagcaacattgaattgggaagcgatataactattctgaaataaaaagatcgtcaaggcttgatagacttctagtcataaacatgtgtaagcatgtgccaagtcaattcaAAAACTCttcgaagggaaataccactctaatatgccaaaccatgaacaatgcaatgcatgctaaacatttcaataacacattatgcactccacctatttgagactagtcacaaagaaaacATGAACTGttgggaaagcattgtaatcatagcactatgtcgtacaagctggtctctagatcataagtacatgcatatgtacaaaagtagaaacaaatagagttcataccggctttccttgttacATTCCTTCTGTTGAtattcgtcattattgcatcgtcacttgcacgatcgaacgtagaaagatataatcaagtgcaattgcaaccatggacgtgagctgaactctgcaaacaaagcaaactaaagagagaaaataaatatttttgggttttataaaggttaaacgaaagcaaaagaaaagagaaatattattgttgtttttgcaaagaaagaacaaagaagaagagGCAAAAACTCTAAAAATACTTACAAAGGATactacggatgatacaatgaaaggggagaaagatacgtactccccaagcttaggcttttggcctaaattgagctcggctactgcgggctccaggagcttcctccggctccgcagtggtactggtggctccaagaatcatacgaggcaTCAGGCGCGTACACTGATGCCCGAGTGGCCTCCCGaggagaaggctcttcttcctcagGAACAACCTCCTCAAttgggttgtggaactgctgctcgATCACGAACTTGTCCAGCTCTGtcgaggtgaaagaccacccgttcctgctagtgtagtcaaacaaaagtggtgcagttagacggatctcgcgagtagtaagctcgccaaaatCTCATAATATAAAAAAGGTTACtaaactcggaagtcctagtaacaaactcatgcctcttcatagcggtaagatcaaagcttatgaatgaaaaaggcatATCATCCGCGCGCACTGTgcgcccgaggtgctcgaggataagcatgatataaattccaccaaagtgaggccctttgccgctatTAGCGatgaggcgacgagcaatcaaagcaccaatataatacatgttatctcctaagagggcggctgccaagatagtgatatccggagccgaaatgttgctcgtgttgtcacgagataacacccctcgagcaatataatatgcgaaatacctgatgtggggaaacaagatgctggatatcttcccccggtgaatttctcgcgggtccttactgactccgcgacaacaaaccttcccctgcaacggcaccagaagaatgctgctgcactccccgacaacgaaactagaagaatgttggtaACGGCCCACCaccgcatgggatcgcagcagttttcgagggtagagtattcgacccaaatttgttgatacgccaaaag
This genomic stretch from Hordeum vulgare subsp. vulgare chromosome 6H, MorexV3_pseudomolecules_assembly, whole genome shotgun sequence harbors:
- the LOC123401459 gene encoding 60S ribosomal protein L37-2, with amino-acid sequence MTKGTGSFGKRRNKTHTLCIRCGRRSFHLQKSTCSSCGYPAARIRKYNWSVKAIRRKTTGTGRMRYMRHVPRRFKSNFREGTEAAPRSKGASSSGN